From Aphis gossypii isolate Hap1 unplaced genomic scaffold, ASM2018417v2 Contig00279_ERROPOS119640, whole genome shotgun sequence:
aaaaaataaaaaaaagagtattaatatttttaaagtacctaggtaacttataaatatatatttaatttgattatagtgAGCCTTTCTCAGTTGTTACGggtgaaaaacataataaaaaatactctgAAGTATTAGAAACACCAGGGTccattgtatgtattatatattgttttatttttaattttaaattatatttatacttatacagaataggtacttattttaaatattttaaatttcacacAGTTGAATAAtagaatgtattttatacatataatggaATGTTAGAGATTAAATAAACATCtagataatgtatttaaaataaatttaaaaaatcaacaaaagcaaccagaaaaaatttaagaaaagaaAATTCGCTGAAAAGACACCTGATCAGTACGACATATAGGACAAACAGCATTATGTCCTGTTGATAACTGAATCATACAGTTGTGGCATATCCAAGCATGTCCACAtggaataactatatattttgtttcattgtGTTCCAATGTTCCCTCAATACACACCATACATAATGACCTATTTTCTGCATTTTGTGGATCATTATTAGCATCTAAAGGCAATTCGGCTACTTCCCTCTCCTGTGGTACTGGAATAGGAATGTTATCCATTGGCTCACGTAGCATTACCAGTGGTATATTCATTTGTGGATCATCTAAAATTGGTTCCTCTGCATCttcatcattatttatgtCCCAATTTCTTTGTCTCTGTTCATATACTGCACTTGCATAAGAACAGCGCTGAAGGAATTTCCAAATAGATATTAGGCTTAAATCTAATTACTCATGTTGTATATGGGTGAGTATCTGTGTAGGcaagtatgtatgtatgtactatgtagtgTGTATGTGTGCATGTATGTACTGTGTACTCTATATTGTTGTTAGTTCTGCGTGGTAGTCCATACATAGAAACAATTTCTGGACCAACATTACTTAACCAATGTCTAAGtaggaatataaaataaaatatgatagtttgaaatataatattttaattataaggatataatttttttctttgtgttttattctatatatacaacatacctatgtatatatattttattatttttaataatttgagtgtaggtatattaaatatatattatatattgtaattagatATACTAATTacctttgataataattaaacaaattgtcTAAATTAACTGGATGGTTTCGGGCAAATGccataattaatagaaatccATTTTCAATACCATGAGCTGGAAACAGTGGAGGGTCTGATATGTTTGCCCGACACTCAAATGCCCGACACTTCAATTGCCCGACACCATCTGCCCGACAATACTTTTACCCGACACTACCTTTACCCGACAACTACATTTACCCGACAATACATTTGCccgacaatatattttacatatttttactgtacgtaatactaatatacaatccatattattattattatttattaatatacaataattaaaaaaaaaaccaaaatcagacgtatattttatcatgcgGATGATATCGTTCTATGCGTGAAAAAGTAAGATAAGTAAAATGATATTGCGTTTTCGGTCACGAACTATAATGCTATTCACGATAAGATTTTAATTGCCAAATAAACCGATAGGCGATACTGCGatagacaaataaaattaccgTAGGTTTTTAATGCGACATTTGATAGTTCAGTTCCTACAGTACAGTTATAGCcgttataggtacacatttagTACGAATtctacttttttcttttaaaaatattataattttgattttatccagtttgattttatttcaattattttttttaatataaatcggAAAATGGCACAGATTTGTGAAACTGTTTTATCAAATAGAGGTGGTATAAAACTTGTTGTCGATGGTTATATAATGACAAAAGACAAAAATAgagatgatttatattattggtgCTGCGAAAAGAGAAAAACTCTCCATTGTGGTGGTTATGCTTGtaccattttaattaatggacAACATaacttaagaaataaaaaagagCACAACCATAGCCCCGATGCTACTAGAAAAGATATTATCACGGCTGTTCATAATTTGAAACGAAAGGCTTGTGAGACTAATGACACGCCTGCACAAATAATACAAGTTGAAACCAATGCTGTTTCTAGTCTAAGTCAACCATCGTTACCGAATAATCATGCTTTacgtcaaattataaaaagagtACGCAGAAAAGATTTACCTATCCAACCAACTTCTATTGACAATATAGATGTGCCATTACAATGAGAGAATACTTTTGTTTACAACTAAATCTAAcgttgaatatttgaaaaaaagttcATATTGGATCATGGACGGTACTTTTAAAACTGTTCCGACACTTTTTCgacaattatatacaatccATGCTTTAGTAGGAACAGGAGAAAATGCAAAAGTATTGCCTCTCGTGTATGCTTTAATGACTAGTAAAACAGAAGAATGTTATACTCgcctttttgaaaatttaaatgattttgcaGCCGAAAATGAATTAGATTTAAAccctcaatttattttaactgattTTGAGCAAGCGGCTATAAATGCTTCAAAACGTGAATATCCTGACTCTAATTGTATAGGTTGTCTTTTTCATTTAGGGCAAAGTGTATGGCGTCAAATTCAAGCAAATTctcttagtaaaaaatatggaGAAGATGAAGAATTTAGTTTGAAACTACGTCAAATTATTGCTCTTGCTTTTCTTCCACCCACCGAAATACCAGGTGCATTCGATGAACTGAAATCTACTATTCCCGAAGAAGCTTCTGAAATAGTGCAgtggtttgaaaataattatgtgcaTGGTAGAATTAGAAGGGTAATGAGAGGAGGTAATGTAAGTCGCACAGCTCCTTTATTTCCACCAAAATTTTGGTCCGTGTTTGAGCGAATGGAATTAGGAATTCCTAGAACTCAAAATCGAGTAGAAGGTTGGCACAGACGTTTTGAAACTATAGTTGGAAAATGTCATGTTGgtatttacacaattattgatgaaattaaaaaagagcAAATTCAAATTGAACGGAGAACCGAAGATATAATTCGTGGAAGGGCACATACTCCAACTCGCAGAGAATACGCTGAAAGAGAAAAacgtattagtataattataaatgacagAGGAAATCGATcaaatttatcatttctaAGGGGAATCGctcataacattaaattgtaaaaagtacctataatgtttttattattattaatttttgacacatatttataatataaaataatattttattgaaattttaaatcattttttgacacatatttataatataaaataatatttaattgaaattttaaatcatttttgacacatatttataatataaaataatattttattgaaattttaaatcatttttgacacatatttataatataaaataatattttattgaaattttaaatcattttttgacacatatttataatataaaataatattttattgaaattttaaatcatttttgacacatatttatttataatacaacttgATATGTCAgagaaatatgttattattagttgtataattttaaatgtaagattaatttgtaaataacatggtgtagtataatattttattgaaatttatttattcataatataatttgatattgtcGGGCA
This genomic window contains:
- the LOC126553602 gene encoding uncharacterized protein LOC126553602, giving the protein MDGTFKTVPTLFRQLYTIHALVGTGENAKVLPLVYALMTSKTEECYTRLFENLNDFAAENELDLNPQFILTDFEQAAINASKREYPDSNCIGCLFHLGQSVWRQIQANSLSKKYGEDEEFSLKLRQIIALAFLPPTEIPGAFDELKSTIPEEASEIVQWFENNYVHGRIRRVMRGGNVSRTAPLFPPKFWSVFERMELGIPRTQNRVEGWHRRFETIVGKCHVGIYTIIDEIKKEQIQIERRTEDIIRGRAHTPTRREYAEREKRISIIINDRGNRSNLSFLRGIAHNIKL